Proteins encoded within one genomic window of Pseudalkalibacillus sp. SCS-8:
- a CDS encoding class I SAM-dependent methyltransferase, with translation MNYQQFAGLYDRLMEDAPYDMWVSFFRNAIDRYGINNTLDVLDVGCGTGEISVRLGLEGYHVQGIDLSEEMLAVARKKAENHDLEIPFFQQDMRELEGFSNLDAAIIFCDSLNYLPTIEDVKVTFERIAHTLKDDGLFMFDVHSLYKIEEVFGNETFTLNEEEISYIWECHQGAKAGSIHHDLSFFVQEKESVYNRYDESHYQITYPMDTYVHLLKDAGFEVCSITSDFSDREPDEQTERLFFIAKKIQKG, from the coding sequence ATGAATTATCAACAGTTTGCAGGATTATATGATCGATTGATGGAGGATGCTCCCTACGATATGTGGGTGAGTTTCTTCAGAAATGCCATCGATCGCTATGGAATAAACAATACATTGGACGTGCTTGATGTCGGATGTGGAACAGGTGAAATCTCCGTACGTCTTGGTCTTGAGGGATATCATGTCCAGGGAATCGACCTTTCTGAAGAGATGCTTGCGGTCGCGAGGAAAAAGGCTGAAAATCATGACTTAGAAATCCCGTTTTTCCAACAAGATATGAGGGAGTTGGAGGGGTTTTCAAACTTGGATGCAGCGATCATTTTCTGCGACTCCTTGAACTACCTCCCAACCATAGAAGATGTCAAAGTGACGTTCGAACGTATCGCACACACTTTGAAAGACGATGGACTATTCATGTTTGACGTCCATAGTCTTTATAAAATCGAAGAGGTGTTCGGAAACGAGACGTTTACGTTGAATGAAGAGGAAATCAGTTATATCTGGGAATGCCACCAGGGAGCTAAAGCTGGGAGTATTCACCATGATCTATCCTTTTTCGTGCAGGAGAAGGAATCTGTTTACAACCGATATGATGAATCTCATTATCAAATCACCTATCCAATGGATACATACGTTCATCTGTTGAAGGATGCTGGCTTTGAAGTGTGCTCGATCACTTCTGACTTTTCAGACCGTGAACCAGACGAACAAACAGAACGATTATTCTTCATCGCAAAAAAGATCCAAAAAGGATGA
- the rsfS gene encoding ribosome silencing factor, protein MTANELVKVSVQAADDKRAEDIVVLDVQGISLVADYFMICHGNSEKQVEAIARELKDRAQESGLDIKRLEGLDQSRWVLIDLGDVLVHVFHKDDRSYYNLEKLWGDAPTLNVASMLA, encoded by the coding sequence ATGACAGCAAATGAATTGGTGAAAGTTTCAGTACAAGCTGCTGATGATAAAAGAGCAGAAGATATTGTCGTACTAGATGTTCAAGGGATCTCTCTGGTAGCGGATTACTTCATGATTTGTCATGGGAACTCTGAGAAGCAGGTAGAAGCCATCGCTCGAGAGTTGAAGGACCGTGCGCAAGAGAGTGGACTTGACATCAAACGCCTTGAGGGATTGGATCAATCCAGATGGGTGTTGATTGACTTAGGTGATGTCTTAGTACACGTCTTCCATAAGGACGACCGCTCTTATTACAATCTGGAGAAATTATGGGGAGATGCCCCGACTTTAAACGTTGCATCAATGCTGGCTTAG
- the yqeK gene encoding bis(5'-nucleosyl)-tetraphosphatase (symmetrical) YqeK — protein MNKEEALEIVKAQLTDHRYQHTIGVMDTAVELAERFGADVEKARMAAIFHDYAKFRPKDEMKAVIIEQKLGDELLQYGSELWHAPVGAYLVQKEVGIQDDEILQAIRSHTSGRVQMTTLEKIVFLADYIEPGRHFPGVEEVREIAQDDLDEAVKQSIKNTITFLMKRNQLVYPGTLHTYNDIVSQQGGNHG, from the coding sequence ATGAATAAAGAAGAAGCACTGGAGATCGTTAAAGCACAATTGACGGACCATCGTTATCAGCATACGATCGGTGTCATGGACACTGCCGTAGAACTTGCTGAAAGGTTCGGAGCAGATGTAGAAAAAGCAAGAATGGCAGCCATTTTTCATGATTATGCGAAATTTCGTCCAAAGGATGAGATGAAGGCAGTCATCATTGAACAAAAGCTTGGAGACGAACTTCTTCAGTACGGGTCTGAACTGTGGCATGCTCCTGTCGGGGCATACCTCGTCCAGAAAGAGGTCGGGATTCAGGATGATGAAATCCTTCAAGCCATACGAAGCCATACATCAGGAAGGGTTCAAATGACCACGCTTGAAAAAATCGTCTTTCTGGCCGACTATATTGAACCAGGAAGACACTTCCCAGGGGTTGAAGAAGTTCGTGAAATCGCTCAAGATGACCTTGATGAAGCGGTTAAGCAATCGATTAAAAATACAATCACCTTTTTGATGAAACGGAATCAATTGGTGTACCCGGGAACGCTGCACACATATAATGATATTGTAAGTCAACAAGGAGGAAATCACGGATGA
- a CDS encoding nicotinate-nucleotide adenylyltransferase: MSKKKIGILGGTFDPPHLGHLIIATEALEQCSLDKVLFMPSAIPPHKNRKISSGKHRIQMVQRMIENQEKFELERIEFDRTGPSYTVDTISALKERHPEWDFYFIIGADMVDSLHTWDRIEQLLEMVTFIGVKRPGYQFDSPFMDSIVQIETPMIELSSTLLRERFAKNRNTKYYVTEEVQKYIEVNRLYE; the protein is encoded by the coding sequence ATGAGTAAGAAGAAGATCGGTATTCTCGGGGGGACATTCGATCCTCCTCATCTTGGTCACTTGATCATTGCAACAGAAGCCCTGGAACAGTGCAGCCTTGACAAAGTGCTATTCATGCCGAGTGCGATCCCCCCACACAAAAATAGAAAGATCTCTTCAGGGAAGCATCGTATCCAAATGGTCCAAAGGATGATCGAAAATCAAGAGAAATTTGAGTTGGAACGGATTGAATTCGATCGCACGGGTCCTTCCTATACAGTCGATACGATCAGCGCGCTTAAGGAACGACATCCTGAGTGGGATTTCTACTTCATCATTGGAGCGGATATGGTTGATTCCCTTCATACGTGGGATCGGATCGAACAATTGCTGGAGATGGTGACCTTCATCGGGGTGAAGCGCCCGGGATATCAATTTGATAGTCCCTTCATGGATTCAATCGTTCAGATTGAAACGCCAATGATTGAACTATCTTCTACACTCTTGCGTGAGCGGTTTGCAAAGAATCGTAACACGAAATATTACGTGACAGAGGAAGTGCAGAAGTACATTGAGGTGAATCGACTTTATGAATAA
- a CDS encoding YqeG family HAD IIIA-type phosphatase, whose translation MLKRLLPNEHVPSIYDIDANELLERGIKGIITDLDNTLVEWDRPEATPELIKWFAMLKEKGLQVTIVSNNNEERVRSFSYPLNIPFIFRARKPMTKAFKRAAKNMRLKHEEVVVVGDQIFTDVLGGNRLGLHTILVVPVAKNDGLATKLNRYMERHVLEWFKRKGLINWEE comes from the coding sequence ATGTTCCGTCTATATATGATATTGATGCGAATGAATTGCTTGAAAGAGGCATCAAGGGTATCATTACGGATTTGGACAATACCCTTGTAGAATGGGACCGTCCCGAAGCGACCCCTGAACTGATCAAGTGGTTTGCGATGCTGAAAGAAAAGGGACTACAAGTGACGATCGTATCGAATAATAATGAGGAGAGAGTAAGGAGCTTCTCCTATCCCTTAAACATCCCGTTCATTTTCAGAGCCAGGAAACCGATGACGAAAGCGTTCAAGCGGGCAGCTAAGAATATGAGGCTGAAACATGAAGAAGTTGTGGTGGTTGGTGACCAGATTTTCACGGATGTTTTAGGAGGCAATCGATTGGGGTTACACACGATCCTCGTCGTGCCGGTAGCAAAGAATGATGGACTAGCTACTAAGTTAAACAGATATATGGAAAGACATGTGCTTGAGTGGTTCAAGCGGAAAGGTTTAATTAATTGGGAGGAATGA
- the yqeH gene encoding ribosome biogenesis GTPase YqeH, with translation MSNQIQCEGCGVTIQTEDKNELGYAPPSALEREQVICQRCFRLKHYNEVQDVSLTDDDYRKILSGIGSEDALIVKIVDIFDFSGSWLPGIHRFVGKNPILLVGNKFDLLPKSVKPNKIKHWMKYEASQQGVKPIDVELMSAGKRMRIQEVAEAIESYRNGRDVYIVGATNVGKSTFINQLIQEYSEETSSLITTSHYPGTTLDLIEIPLDEQSSLYDTPGIINHHQIAHYISKTDLKKITPKKEVKPKVYQLKDGQTLFLGGLARFDYASGPNQSFICYLSNELPIHRTKLENASKLYENHLGEMLSPPDADSLEHMPKLVRHDFSIKEDKMDIVFSGLGWITVSTGGSSVTAYAPEGVGVYLRHALI, from the coding sequence TTGAGTAATCAAATACAGTGTGAAGGTTGCGGGGTAACCATCCAAACGGAGGATAAAAACGAACTTGGATATGCGCCACCCTCCGCTCTCGAGCGTGAACAAGTGATTTGTCAGCGGTGCTTTCGTCTGAAGCACTATAATGAAGTACAAGATGTTTCATTGACTGACGATGATTATCGTAAAATTTTATCGGGTATCGGATCAGAAGATGCCTTGATTGTGAAAATTGTAGACATTTTCGATTTCAGCGGCAGCTGGCTTCCGGGGATTCATCGTTTCGTCGGTAAGAACCCCATTTTATTGGTTGGGAATAAGTTTGATCTTTTACCGAAATCCGTAAAGCCGAATAAAATCAAACATTGGATGAAATACGAAGCAAGTCAACAAGGCGTGAAACCAATCGATGTTGAACTGATGAGTGCAGGCAAGAGGATGCGAATCCAGGAAGTTGCAGAGGCAATCGAGAGTTATCGGAACGGAAGAGATGTCTATATTGTTGGTGCAACCAATGTCGGGAAGTCGACGTTCATCAATCAGCTCATCCAGGAATATAGCGAAGAAACGTCTTCATTGATTACAACCTCCCATTATCCGGGAACAACGTTGGATTTGATTGAAATTCCATTGGATGAACAAAGCTCGTTGTATGATACACCTGGTATCATCAATCATCATCAAATTGCACATTATATAAGTAAAACGGATCTTAAAAAGATCACACCGAAAAAAGAAGTCAAACCGAAGGTGTATCAATTGAAAGATGGACAAACCCTATTCTTGGGTGGATTGGCCCGATTTGATTATGCCTCTGGTCCAAATCAATCTTTCATTTGTTATCTATCCAATGAGCTGCCGATTCATCGGACGAAACTTGAAAACGCATCGAAGCTGTATGAGAACCATCTTGGTGAAATGTTGAGTCCGCCTGATGCAGATAGTCTTGAGCACATGCCGAAGCTTGTCAGGCACGATTTCTCCATTAAAGAAGATAAGATGGATATCGTATTTTCTGGGCTAGGTTGGATCACTGTCTCGACTGGGGGAAGCAGTGTTACTGCCTATGCCCCTGAAGGAGTGGGGGTCTACCTTCGTCATGCACTCATTTAA
- the comER gene encoding late competence protein ComER, with protein sequence MKVGIIGTGNMGTILISAFIDSLAVRPSELMIINRTAQKAEALKLQYPDLLVGKSNSEVAEFADILFVCVKPLEYYALIERISPYLTNDKLVVSITSPISVEQLEELTPCSVARAIPSITNRALSGASLITYGKRCSEDQKKNLEQLMGCISTPVEIDQAITRVASDLSSCGPAFFSYLLQAYIESAVEETEISKEQATYLVSEMIIGMGKLLEKEIYTLPTLMKKVCVKGGVTGEALKVFDAELGPLFNHVIDRTHKKYEEDCELVERQFTKQY encoded by the coding sequence ATGAAAGTAGGCATTATAGGTACAGGGAACATGGGGACGATATTAATTTCTGCTTTTATCGATTCGTTAGCCGTAAGGCCGTCCGAATTAATGATCATCAACCGAACAGCTCAAAAAGCTGAAGCGTTAAAACTTCAATACCCTGACCTACTTGTGGGTAAATCCAACAGTGAGGTTGCGGAATTCGCCGATATTCTTTTTGTATGTGTGAAACCTCTGGAGTATTATGCATTGATTGAACGCATATCACCTTACTTGACGAATGATAAATTAGTGGTCTCCATTACAAGCCCGATATCTGTTGAACAGCTTGAAGAACTAACACCCTGTTCGGTTGCAAGAGCGATACCAAGCATCACGAATCGCGCTTTGTCGGGGGCATCTTTAATCACATACGGAAAACGCTGCTCAGAGGATCAAAAGAAGAATTTAGAACAATTGATGGGATGTATTTCAACACCAGTTGAAATAGACCAGGCAATAACAAGGGTAGCCTCGGACCTTTCGAGCTGTGGTCCAGCTTTCTTCAGTTATCTTCTGCAAGCCTATATTGAAAGTGCAGTGGAGGAAACAGAGATCTCAAAAGAGCAGGCGACCTATCTGGTCAGCGAGATGATCATCGGCATGGGTAAGTTGCTTGAAAAGGAAATTTATACGTTACCGACTTTGATGAAGAAAGTATGCGTGAAAGGTGGCGTTACAGGAGAGGCGTTGAAGGTATTCGATGCGGAGTTAGGTCCTCTTTTCAATCATGTCATCGATCGGACACATAAAAAGTATGAAGAAGACTGTGAATTAGTGGAGAGACAGTTCACTAAACAGTATTAG
- the aroE gene encoding shikimate dehydrogenase, with product MHSFKGNRPYYAVIGDPIAHSMSPEIHNACLEHHHMDAVYEAIRVRSDELPNMIEELRETGCKGFNVTIPHKVKIMEHLDEIDPLANEIGAVNTVVIENGRLKGYNTDGLGFFKGLRAFYKRDLKATSILILGAGGASRAIVKTLIKQGVRNVTIANRTVEKAHGLLNGSRYGQAITISAAEHNLESFDIIINTTPIGMYPNTDEIPLSIRTIDSGTALIDIIYNPLMTEFLKQGRRIGCTVQNGVPMFVHQAALAFELWTGQEPDSKIMEDIVIKKLGGKK from the coding sequence ATGCACTCATTTAAGGGAAATCGTCCTTATTATGCCGTAATCGGCGATCCGATTGCTCATTCCATGTCACCTGAAATCCATAATGCTTGTCTTGAACATCATCATATGGATGCAGTCTACGAAGCGATACGGGTTCGAAGCGATGAACTTCCGAACATGATTGAGGAGTTGAGGGAGACTGGTTGTAAAGGGTTTAATGTGACCATTCCTCATAAAGTGAAAATCATGGAGCATCTGGATGAAATCGATCCATTGGCAAATGAAATCGGAGCGGTGAATACCGTCGTCATCGAAAATGGACGACTGAAAGGTTATAATACGGACGGGCTTGGCTTTTTCAAGGGATTGAGGGCATTTTATAAAAGAGACCTGAAGGCAACTTCCATTCTGATCCTCGGTGCAGGTGGTGCATCCCGTGCAATTGTAAAAACCTTGATAAAGCAAGGGGTAAGAAACGTAACCATCGCCAACCGGACCGTTGAGAAAGCACATGGTCTTTTGAACGGAAGCAGATATGGACAAGCTATTACCATTTCAGCAGCAGAACATAATCTCGAATCATTCGACATTATCATCAATACGACACCGATCGGCATGTATCCAAACACGGATGAGATACCCTTATCCATTCGTACGATCGATTCGGGTACAGCTTTAATCGATATCATCTATAATCCATTGATGACGGAATTTCTAAAGCAAGGTCGTAGGATAGGTTGTACAGTCCAAAATGGTGTTCCGATGTTTGTTCACCAGGCAGCACTAGCTTTTGAGCTTTGGACGGGACAGGAACCAGATAGCAAGATAATGGAGGATATCGTCATAAAGAAACTTGGAGGGAAGAAGTAA
- the yhbY gene encoding ribosome assembly RNA-binding protein YhbY, which produces MLTGKQKRFLRSKAHHLDPIFQVGKGGTNPNMYKQINDALEARELIKVSVLQNCEEDKETVAERLTENTGAELVQVIGNTIVLYKESTEKKTIELPS; this is translated from the coding sequence ATGTTAACAGGAAAGCAAAAGCGCTTTTTACGATCTAAAGCACACCACCTTGACCCGATTTTTCAAGTCGGCAAGGGAGGAACAAACCCGAATATGTATAAGCAAATTAACGATGCACTTGAGGCGCGTGAATTGATCAAAGTTAGTGTTCTGCAAAACTGTGAAGAGGATAAGGAGACAGTTGCTGAACGATTGACTGAAAATACTGGGGCTGAACTTGTACAAGTCATCGGAAACACAATCGTCTTGTACAAAGAATCCACAGAGAAAAAAACGATCGAGCTGCCATCCTGA